The window GATGACTAATGCATCTTTTTTATCATTCTTAGTCGGCAAATTATCATCAAGTTCTTTCGAACGTTTGACGTGCATTGGATTCACCATGACAAGTGGGAATCCGTATTGATCTAAGAAATAGGCTAAGTTCATCCAGTAGTGGCCTGTAGGCTCAATCCCTATTATTACTTCAGTTTTCTTAGCTTCCTTCATCATTTGACGAATCTTTTCATACAAATTTTCGAAACCTTCTTTCGATTGATGTACCGCAAAAGCTTTTTCTATTACTCGCCCGCGTTCATCAACAAAACATGCGTAATGAATACGCTTAGCAATATCCATGCCGACAACCAGTGTATTTTCAGTAACTTGATTAATTTTGTTATTCCATTTAGAATGCATAAAGGAGTCCTCCTTGTTTGATGATGGGTCAATGGTCGTTGACACTCATGCATCATACTAGAGGGCTCCTTTTCTTTCAAGACCTCGAACATCTTTCAAACAGGAATGCTGCTCCTTTAGCTTAACAACAAAAAAGTGCGTAATCCTTCTTAGATCAACGCCCCCGTTACTTCTATAAGAACAATTATACTTCGTAAATTACGAAAAAAAATAAGTATGTCATTGGAATAAGAATTAAATGTGCAATAAATATTGCCAGTGAATACTTATTATTTTTTTGCAATTTCATACTTCTTTTGAAGAAGAAATTCAAAACAATAGCACCAATTATCGTGACTAATATACCGAAAATAATAAAAACATTTTCCTGTGATTGTTCAGGAAGTAAAAGACCACCAAACATTAGTAATATAAAAGGTATATAGCTCACAGGATAAACAAGAACATAAGAAATAAAATATATAATATATCCAAACCATACTTTCTTTGCCATTTGTTTTTTCTTTCAAATTTATATTCTATCTAAAAAAATTTCGTTATCGATCGTCTCACAAGGAGATTATTTTGTTTTGTGTAATTAGTGGAATAATTATTCAACGTATCCAACTATTATCCTGCTTATTGAAGTAACCTGCATCGTTAGTTGAAGTATAACCTTCCCAAAGCGTCGTTTGGGAAAATTTCCGAAATGTTTTGCACTGTGATGTTAATGTTTCAACTTCTTTATTATTAGAATAACGGTTACCAAACCTTAGAATCATGCGTGATTCATTAAGAAGTTTGTTAAATTCGGTGCTAATATTATTAACTTATTGAATTAGCTATTTCCATTAAAATTTCTAAGGCATTATCAGATACCTTTTTATCTAGACTTAGAATATATTGCAATCCATTTTTATCAAATGTCAAAATATTAAAACCTGTTACGGCAGTACTATAAATTGCATCATTACCATCATTTAATTTTAATGTTCGATCTATCTTTTCTCCCTCAAACTTTACTTTAAAATCAATTGGTCTTACTTGAATTTGATAATGATTTTCCCCTGTATTTTTATTTATATATTTGATTTCGAGGGAGTCATTATCTGACCCCTCCGAATTATTGAACCTTCCAAAATTATGAGTAAATGTAATTGGTGGTATCTGAAGAGGCAATGCAATTTCTTGTTTAAAATGCTTTTTACTTTTTTCAACTGCCTTATTAACTTCTTCATAACCTATATCTAGAAATTTTTTTTCAAATTGATAATTCTTTGCATAAGATGCCGTAGTCATAAAAACAAAGATAAGAACGAATAAGGACAATATAATTCTTATTTTTTTCTTCATAAATAATCCTCCTAATGCTTTTTCTATAACGTAACATTCTACTGTTGTAAATATAATAATATGAATAAAAAAGTCCCCAAAGTGTCGTTTGGGAAAATTTTCGAAATGCTTGTTGCACTAAAGCCCCCGTTAGTTTAAGTGAAACTCTTCACATTTTCTCGAAAAGCTTAAAACTACTCTAACTGATAAAAAGTTATGAAGGAGAACGTTGTTCTCCCTCCTCTTCCTCACTACTGAAGCATAGTTGAAGAGTCCTGATTAATTTTTGCTCCACAAAAGGGCCATTTAATGGAATAACAACTTTTAAAATAAATTTATTCGTTTACGAAGTTCGAATATAACTAACTGTAAAAAATATGAAAATAAATTCTTTTATAATATTGACAATGGAAACAAATTACAATAAAATTTGATTGATTAATCAATCATTTTATGAAAGGAGAATCTAAATGGAACCTGGACTTACTAAAGATGAAAAAAAGAAAAAAAAAAGATCTACTATCCTAAACGCTGCAATTAAATTATATAGTGAGAATGGTTTTGCAGAGACAAAAGTTGCCGAAATAGCAAAAGAAGCAGGAGTTAGCTTTGGTACCGTATTTACGTATTTTGATTCAAAAGAAGCACTTTATGAATCAGCAATTTTGGAACCATTGGAGGAAATCAAACCATATTTTATTGAGATAGAAGAACACTTTAAAGGTGAGCCTCTTGAAGTTGTGAAAGAAATGATAGATTGCCATGTACAACTCTTTTCAATGAGAAGTGAATACCTACGTCTAATTCAGCAGGTTCTTGCGAGACCCGATCGATTTCCAAAGCTTTTTAAAGAACTAAACGATTTCGTAAATGCATTTATAGACAGTATTCATCCGGTTATTGAAGCAGGGCAAAGGCTAGGTTACTTTTATGAAGAATCACCTTCATTAGTTGCTGAGTCGTACTTATCCATCTTAAATGGAATGCGTTTAACGTTTATTGATGAATATACAAACTTGATGTGGAAGGATATAACGATACAAGCCCTGAGATTATTTGGACCTATCTCTAATAAATAAGGAGGGATTTATATGAAATTGAGAGATATCCATCCCAACGTCAAACTTCGCCTGGCCATGCAATTTCTTGGTAGCATTATTTCCATGGCTGTTATACCTTTTCTGGCAATCTATTTTACTCAGAAAATCGGAGCTACTAAAACGGGTATTATTCTTATAATAATTGTGATTAGTGGGATCATTGGAGGGTTTATGGGGGGGCATATCTCAGACAAAATAGGCCGGAGAAAAATAATGATTTATTCTGAACTTGGTATATTGCTTTCGTATCTGTTTATAGCACTTTGTAATTCTCCTTGGTTTAACCTTCCTTATATTACCGCAGCATTCTTTATCATCAATATGTTTTTTGGAGGAATGTTTCAGCCTGCAGCACAAGCTATGATTATTGATGTTACTAATTCCGAATCGAGAAAGCTCGTATTTACAATTAGCTACTGGTTGGGGAATTTATCAACTGCTATTGGAGGAATCATTGGAGCATTTCTTTTTAAAAACCACTTGTTTGAGTTATTTATTGGGATTTCACTCATCTCTTTGTTATCTGTATTCATGACCGTATTCTTCATCACAGAAACCTATACACCGTTACCTTCATCTAAGTCTTCTAATTATAAGAAAAAATTTTCATCAATAGAGATGTTTCAAACCTATTCAACCGTTTTAAAAGATAAGCTGTTTATGTTTTATATTTTCGGTGCGATCTTGATCTATTCCTTGGAACAGTCTTTAACAAACTATATTGGGATTCGTCTTGAAAAAGATATACCCCATCATTCAGCTTCATTGTTTGGAATAGATTTCATGCTTGATGGCACAAAGATGCTGGGTATTCTCCGAACGGAGAATACAATTCTTGTAGTTCTCCTATCAAGTGTTGTATTAATCTTATTTAGAAATTGGAGTGATCGCTGGACTCTAGTTACAGGAATGTTGATCTTTTCTATATGTTTTAGTGCTTTTGCTTTTACAAACAGCGTGTTGTTTCTTTTTATTGCCATGTTTATTGGAACAATTGGTGAACTGATGTACGTTCCTATTAAACAGGCAATGTTAGGGGAACTTGCACCACCAAACGCTCGTAGCACCTATATGGCTTTTAATAGCTTGACTTTCTACGGAGCAATGATTGTATCTTCGTTGTTGATCATCGTTGGAGAGTGGATTCGCCCCATATATATGGGGGGATTGCTTCTTATTCTAGGGTTAACTGGTACATTTTTGTACTACATAATAACAATAACGCTAGAATCTAAAGTTAGTGAAAAGAATGAAAGTAAAGTACCTGTTTCTTATTAAAGGGTTGCTTTTCCACTAATGTATGAAAAGAAACTAACTAGAAAACGATTTTCCGCAATCGGGCGCAATTACTGAGCAAGAAGTAAAAGGGTGATACATATTATATATGATTAATATGTATCACCCTTTATTTTTATGATTTGTTACAATTTAGGTCTTGATAATTTCAAAATGGTGCAACTTTCTTTCAAAGTTCAAAACTACCTAAAATCCTTTTTCTTGGTCATCATATTCACCCCTTTGTGTTTTTTCTTAAAACTTCCTTGTATTAACTCTTCGACGTCATTCAAATATACAGGCTTCTCTTCTTCAACTAACCTGCCCCGTTAGTTCAAAAAGAAAATCTACTCTAAAGGCAGCCTTATTCTGCTAAAGCACCCGTTAGTTGAGTAACATTTCTTATTTAAGTATTTTGCTTAATCGCTTCTTCTACGTAAGTAAGAAGATTACTGTATGGGGAGTTCCCTTTCAAAAATTGCGATACCACATTCAAAGGTAATATCACCATATCCCTCTTTTTAGAATAAAGAACACTCTGTGTTTTGCTATTACTAAACTCTCCATCAAGACTGGGAGAGTAATTACGTACAGAATCAGACTCATACCAGTAAAAGTCTTGATTAATATAATTTTTGATAACCTCACCAATATACGCACCTATTCGAACCACAAAATTATCAAAATGCTTATTTAACAGTTCAGTACCAAAATCCGTATTTATTAATCTTTTTGCATACATATCAATGTAACGAATACTCTCGATAGTGAAGTCTAAATTTCTTTTAGTTAGGTTCTCTTTATCCCAGGAATCATCTGATACATCCCGATACATTAATTTTGCAATGCCTTTTAAATCATCTTTTTTTAATTTTGCTATATTTAAAAAACTAAACATAAGATGGGATTTCTCCTTTATCAATTGTCTACGAGTAAAGCTATGATAATTATATCTCTTATTCCGCTAACCTGCCCCGTTAGTTGAATAAGAAAAAAGAGCCGCTTAATCGCTCAACGGACTTTCACTAAAGCCCCCGTTAGTTGAATAAGAACAGAGACGCTTATGCAACAATCCCGCTAAGAATAAACGGCAAGACGACTTCAAAAAGTCCAATCCAAAAATATAGTTTATTATTGAGTGTGTGGTTTTTTCTTGGATTGGAACAGACTAATCACTGATAAACAAAGTGCACCGATCAGTGCTTTAAAGCAGATAACGAAATGGAACCTACATCAATTGAGATCCTCAAATGAGGCTTATGATTAGCAAGAGACTATATTTTTTCATTTGATTTGCCCCTTTCACCATAATAGTTTGTACCAACAACACCGATGATAATGATAATAGATCCTACAATGTGGTATAATTGAAATTCCTCTTTTAAAAAAATGACCCCTGCTAAAATGGTAATGAGCGTAGCAAAATTACTGAAAACACTCATTTTCGATGCATCTATTTTTGATAAAGCATAATTTGAAAGATAGGCCGTTCCTAAAGACGATAGGATCCCTAAATATAAAATGGCAAGAACAAAATCCCAGTGACCAAAAGGTTGCATAAACTGATGGACTGTTCCATTCATTACATGGTTTGTCAGTGCCAGTCCATTAAAAGCTATAAACCCAAACAATGTCATGATATATGTGATAGCGAATAACGAATAGCGTTGTGTTAACTTTCTAGCAAATACGTTGTATAGTGAGGCGGTAAGTGCTGAAAGTAAAATTAAACCAGTCCCGATGAGACTTGTATTTGTACCCCTTGCCCCGTTCATGTACATAATATACATCACACCGAGTACTGATAAACCAATCGCTATTTTTTGACTACGTGTAGATGTTTCCTTTAAGATGATACTTGCAAAAATTAACGTAAAAATTGGTAATGTTGCTTGAATAATACCAGCTTCCGATGAAGATGTATGCACTAACCCAAATACTTGAAAAGCAAAAAAGAGTGTCGGATAAAAGATGGCTAACAAGGCAATCCGCAGTACATCTTTTTTTGTTACTTTGATTGATTCCTTTTTTAACACGAACAACACTGTGGCTGCGATCCATGCAATGGTAAACCGATGAGCCAATGTATCTAACGGTGTTGCAACCGTTAATGTCACTTTTACAAACATAAATGACAATCCGATAATGAGTGCATAGATGGTTGCTGCGATATAGGCATTTCTATTTTCATTCATTTCGATTCCCCCCTTATATTGATCCGGCCGGTACCATTATCGTAAGGGATAATAAAAACCTTTACGATATAAAAAATACACATCTGTACCGATACAGATGTGTAAGGAGGTTTATGATGCTTAAATATGAATCAGTCTATCAATTACTTCTGATGCAAATTCAATCTGGTAAATTTTCGACCGGTGCAAAACTACCATCCATTCGAAATTTAACTGGGCAATATTCTTGTAGTAAAAGCACGGTATTGACTGCTTTAAAGAAATTGGAGGAGCAACATATTATTTATGCTCTACCGAAAAGTGGTTATTATGTTGTGGATAATCACGTCTTCAAAACGCCATTTTCCACTGACATAATTGACTTTGCGAGTGCATCTCCTACTTTGCATGCATTTCCTTATAAAGAATTTCAACACTGCATAAATAAAGCAATTGATACCTATCAAGAAGAATTATTTCGCTACGGAACGCCAAAAGGTTGGCCGCCACTTATAGCAGAAGCTAAAAAACTGTTAGAATCTTACCAAGTATTCACGCATAACGAACAGATTTTCATCACTACAGGTGTTCAACAGGCCCTTTCTTTATTAAGTATTATGCCCTTTCCAAATAATCGTTCCACCATTCTAGTTGAACAACCAAGTTATCATTTATATATGGATCTGCTAAAAACCTTACAGTTACCAGCAATAGGAATTCAACGTACTGCGAATGGCATTGATTTAGGTCGACTAGAGCAAATATTTCATGAAGAAGATATTAAATTTTTTTATACAATGCCACGCTTTCATAATCCTTTAGGAACTTCATACGGTAAAAAAGAAAAAGAGGCTATTTTACAATTAGCAGATCAATATAATGTATACATTTTAGAAGATGATTATTTAGCAGATTTCGAATACAATCCGAAGAACGATCCCCTTTTTGCAGATGATTACCATGATAAAGTCATCTATTTAAAAAGTTTTTCAAAAATTATGTTTCCCGGGTTAAGAGTTGGATTGGCGGTTCTTCCACCTTCAATAATTGACATGTTTCAAAAATACAAAATGACAACGGATATCGACAGCTCTATGATTTCACAAGCCGCATTATATCTCTATTTGAAAAATGGTTTGTTTGAACATAATAAAACGAAAATCAGTAATATCTATCATGAACGCGCGAAAATTCTGCATCAATCAATACAAGATCATATACCTAACTACGAATCATCATCAGAAATTGTAATGCATAGTCATATTTGGTTGCCCAAGCGTGTGAATTTGAAATCATTTGTTTATCATTTGCATGAAGAAGGCATATATCTGGATTCAGTTGAAAGAAATTATTTAGATGACTTTTACCACGAACGGATTTTGAAGTTGAATGTTTCAAATGTTGACGCCCATCGAATTGATGAAGGAATTAGGAAAATTGCAAGTGCATTAAAAAATCCTCAAAACTACTTTTTATAATTTTTCAGGTAGGCAGAACTTCCTTGTTCGAAAGCATAAAGGGGGGAAGGATATTAAACATGACTAAAATCCTTCCCCCCTTTACTATTGTCTAATACATTCATCTTTATTTGTTTCTCTTGACTCCTATAGTGTTCCTTCTTCGAAATCAGATTTACTTTATCATCGACTGATAGATTTTCACATTAAAAAATCCTTTTATATTCGTATATTATTCTAAATCTGGATTATTCCATTAAATGGCCCGATTGTTGAACAAAAGTTAAACAACGCACTTCAACTAATCTGCTCCGTTAGTTCAACAAGAATCATGAGCCGTCTATACAGCTCATTGATCTTCAAGTAAAGCACCTGTTAATTGAATATGATTATTGAAAAAAGCCGAAAACCCAAACTATAAGATACATTGGAACTGCAACAATTATCATTCCTGCAAGTAAATAGCTAATCGCACAAATAATAAATTTAAAAATATCATATATAGCTCCTGCTAAGTCATCAATAAATCTCAACACTAGAAGCCCCTCCCAGAATATATACTTAATAATCTTACTTCAGCAAAATTTACCACTAGTAAACAGGATATATATAGTCCAATTAACGAAGTTCTTCTTAAACTAAACTGCCCCGTTAGTTCAATAAGAAAAAGCTCCCCTAAAGGCAGCTTTTTCCGCTAAATCCGGGGTAGCGCCATATTTATGCGGATTTACAAAGTTAAGAAATATACACGATTTTATGCAAAGTGAAGAACAAACCAAACATGTGAAAATACTGCTATATCAACCGTTTGTGCCATTTGTATAAAAAACGTATAAACAATATTCATAAGAAAGGCCGCGAACGTTGATTTAACAACATTCGTGGCTTAATGGTGTATTCCCAAACTTCTATTTGGGAACGTTATTTAACTATGAGATGCATAAGCTATTCGTAAAATTATAGCGTTATACCCATTTAAACTAAGCATCTTTCTGATATTTTTTATTCTGAATAGCAAAGAAAATCCAAATCATAACTAAGGTTGTAGTAGGTCCTTTTACTGAAGAGAAATTTATATTAAATATCCACTTAATCAAGCCTTGGGTAATTATAGATATTAGTGTCAAAAAGATGAGTAATAAAAATGAGTGTAATATTAACTTTGGGAAACGTATTTGAGAATGTTCTGGGAAATTCATTATTTTACCACCTTCGTATTAAAGAATTCTAATAATTCAATTATACATTTCCTACTAAATTAAATTAGAATTAATTACCTTTTGATATTTGGAGACTTTTTTACATAAAGTAACCAAAGTTTCATTTGGGAACGTTATTCGGTTTATTTATGTATACGTTATAAATCCTTGTTGTACTAACGCTACCCGTTAGTGAAAAGTCATTACACTCTAATACCATTCTTTGAAGAATACCCATTCACCATTGTCCAATGAAAATATAGATTTGCATTGTTTACATCTTAAAATAACACCTGATGGATACCTTGGATTATCAACTACAGCCTTTGTTATACATTTTTCATAACCACACTTAGGACATTTTTGTCTCATATCTTTTCTAACTTTCATTCAAACCTCCAAAACCTGTATCTTTATTTTACTGATTATAGCATTGAAGTTTATTGAACAATGCACCCAAAGCGTCGTTTGGGAAGATTCTTGAAATGATCTTTCACTAACGCCCCCGTTAGTTCAGTAAAAGGTCTAATATTTTTTTTGTTTGTTTATCATTGATTTTGTAGCTGTCACGCACATCACTAACAAAAAGTGTTATGTTTGATCCAAAATTTTTATTGACATATAAAACTTCTGTCTTACCGTCTTTATACTTCAGCTGAATTTTGTAATCGGGAGGATATACAAGTTCATAATTAGCAGTAACACGATTTGACCTATTAAGGATTCCAGTGATGGTCTTTATTTTTTCCTTGTCGGTAGTGATTTTTCCTTTTTCAATTGGTTCATCATATTTTTGGATAGTCATGCTTTGGATTCCTGAAAATCCGTTATAAAAAAATGAAAATCCTAATGCACACACAAGAATAGCTATAAACGAGTAGATAATAGTTTTTTTCATTAAATCCCCCCATATCTTTCTCATTAGACGTTTATATTGGAAAAAAGTCACAATTCCTAATTCAACTAAACTGCCCCGTTAGTTCAAAAAGAAAAAGCTACCCTAAAGGCAGCCTTATTCTGCTAAAGCACCCGTTAGTTGAAGAAGCGTCCCCAATATTAATTGGGTACTTGGGCTTTAGTGTTACATTATCAAATTGTTTTAGCCATTGTTATATTCGTGATTTCATAACCCATTTTTTCATATAAGCCACGTGCAATTTTGTTATGACCAAAAACGTTTAGACCAATTTTATTCATACCTAACTCTTTAGCAATAATTTCAGCTTCTTTCATTGCTTTCTTACCATACCCTTGCCCTTGATATTGTTCAATAATTACAAAATCATATATAAAGCCTTCACTAGGATTTGTAGTCGCTTTTTGCGAAATCCAAATCATTCCAATTAAGATGTCGTTGTGAAAGATAGACAATAAATGATTATTCTCGGTCTTCTCATCTTTTGGTAGTAGTCGTTCAAATGATTCCCTCGACAAGTCTATCGCTTCATCTTTACTCCAATTTCCGGAAGCAATCTTGTCTTTTGCATAGTCTTCAATTGCATAACTGATATATTGTTTGAACTCCTCTTGGTTCATAGGTTGTAATGTAATCAATTTATTTTCCTCCTATTCTATATTTCAATTTTAACATTTTTTCAAAAAATTGCATATTTTCAATATTCAAATTAAAGTACTTTTACTTCAACTAACCTGCTTCGTTAGTTTAATAAGGTTAATCAATCAAACAAGACCATTCCATCTTTGAATGATTAACTGACCCTATAAACACTGATTGTTCATCTGGATTATTTGAAAAATGTTCAATCATATATTTAACTGTTAAAGGCATTTTTAGGTTTAAAACTTCCGAAAAATCTATCCAATGCAAAGTACCTTCATCTGAATTAATAAAATTTATCTTTGATGTATTTCCAAAATAAATATAGTGTTGGCGAATTTCATCTTTGCTTCTTCGCAGTACTATATAACGGAGTTCAAGTCCTTCTATTTCATTACTTCTAATTCCTGTCTCTTCGAAAATCTCTCTTAAACAAGACTCTTCAGGACTACTATGTTCATTGGCTTCCACATGCCCACCTATTCCAGTCCATAAATTAGGTGCTATTGCCCTTTCTTTAGAACGTTTCATCATTAAAAGTTTACTATCATTAAAAAGATAAGCCCCCGTCATTATTCTCATTTTTATCATAAACACCCAACCTTTTATTCTCTTGATTGCTAATATAATTCTTGATTTCTGTAACAAATTCCTTCTTCAACTAAACTGTCCCGTTTTTTTTGAGATAATGGATGTATTTTTTTATATTTCATTAAGTGTAGCTTTGTAATAAAGATTGATTAAAATCATCTATCCTCTGCATATTCCTTAGAGGTTAGATTTTAGTGTTGGCAGGTTTCATTTGTGCAGTTGGAATCGGGGCGCCACAAGTTTCGTTGGCAAAACAGGCAGATTCAAAAGTGGTGACTCAGCAATCCGAAAAAACGTTGCCTAAAATAGAAATTGGTAAAAAATTCAAAGTACCCGAACTTAAACTTAAGGAAAATACGTATGTACTCGACTGCAAGGTGTCCGATATTAACGGTAATTCAGTTAAAGACAATGTGATATTGGTGGGTACAAAAGAAAAGATTGATGGAAAACTGGATGTGTATGCGAATGATTTATCCATCATCGTGCAGGAGGGAAAAACTAAAAAATACATAAAATATGATTGGATGGTCAAAGAGACGGATGGAAAATTGTATGGGGAATCTGCCCGA is drawn from Solibacillus sp. R5-41 and contains these coding sequences:
- a CDS encoding DMT family transporter — protein: MNENRNAYIAATIYALIIGLSFMFVKVTLTVATPLDTLAHRFTIAWIAATVLFVLKKESIKVTKKDVLRIALLAIFYPTLFFAFQVFGLVHTSSSEAGIIQATLPIFTLIFASIILKETSTRSQKIAIGLSVLGVMYIMYMNGARGTNTSLIGTGLILLSALTASLYNVFARKLTQRYSLFAITYIMTLFGFIAFNGLALTNHVMNGTVHQFMQPFGHWDFVLAILYLGILSSLGTAYLSNYALSKIDASKMSVFSNFATLITILAGVIFLKEEFQLYHIVGSIIIIIGVVGTNYYGERGKSNEKI
- a CDS encoding GNAT family N-acetyltransferase; the encoded protein is MITLQPMNQEEFKQYISYAIEDYAKDKIASGNWSKDEAIDLSRESFERLLPKDEKTENNHLLSIFHNDILIGMIWISQKATTNPSEGFIYDFVIIEQYQGQGYGKKAMKEAEIIAKELGMNKIGLNVFGHNKIARGLYEKMGYEITNITMAKTI
- a CDS encoding TetR/AcrR family transcriptional regulator; its protein translation is MEPGLTKDEKKKKKRSTILNAAIKLYSENGFAETKVAEIAKEAGVSFGTVFTYFDSKEALYESAILEPLEEIKPYFIEIEEHFKGEPLEVVKEMIDCHVQLFSMRSEYLRLIQQVLARPDRFPKLFKELNDFVNAFIDSIHPVIEAGQRLGYFYEESPSLVAESYLSILNGMRLTFIDEYTNLMWKDITIQALRLFGPISNK
- a CDS encoding PLP-dependent aminotransferase family protein, which produces MLKYESVYQLLLMQIQSGKFSTGAKLPSIRNLTGQYSCSKSTVLTALKKLEEQHIIYALPKSGYYVVDNHVFKTPFSTDIIDFASASPTLHAFPYKEFQHCINKAIDTYQEELFRYGTPKGWPPLIAEAKKLLESYQVFTHNEQIFITTGVQQALSLLSIMPFPNNRSTILVEQPSYHLYMDLLKTLQLPAIGIQRTANGIDLGRLEQIFHEEDIKFFYTMPRFHNPLGTSYGKKEKEAILQLADQYNVYILEDDYLADFEYNPKNDPLFADDYHDKVIYLKSFSKIMFPGLRVGLAVLPPSIIDMFQKYKMTTDIDSSMISQAALYLYLKNGLFEHNKTKISNIYHERAKILHQSIQDHIPNYESSSEIVMHSHIWLPKRVNLKSFVYHLHEEGIYLDSVERNYLDDFYHERILKLNVSNVDAHRIDEGIRKIASALKNPQNYFL
- a CDS encoding NUDIX domain-containing protein, with the translated sequence MIKMRIMTGAYLFNDSKLLMMKRSKERAIAPNLWTGIGGHVEANEHSSPEESCLREIFEETGIRSNEIEGLELRYIVLRRSKDEIRQHYIYFGNTSKINFINSDEGTLHWIDFSEVLNLKMPLTVKYMIEHFSNNPDEQSVFIGSVNHSKMEWSCLID
- a CDS encoding MFS transporter, which encodes MKLRDIHPNVKLRLAMQFLGSIISMAVIPFLAIYFTQKIGATKTGIILIIIVISGIIGGFMGGHISDKIGRRKIMIYSELGILLSYLFIALCNSPWFNLPYITAAFFIINMFFGGMFQPAAQAMIIDVTNSESRKLVFTISYWLGNLSTAIGGIIGAFLFKNHLFELFIGISLISLLSVFMTVFFITETYTPLPSSKSSNYKKKFSSIEMFQTYSTVLKDKLFMFYIFGAILIYSLEQSLTNYIGIRLEKDIPHHSASLFGIDFMLDGTKMLGILRTENTILVVLLSSVVLILFRNWSDRWTLVTGMLIFSICFSAFAFTNSVLFLFIAMFIGTIGELMYVPIKQAMLGELAPPNARSTYMAFNSLTFYGAMIVSSLLIIVGEWIRPIYMGGLLLILGLTGTFLYYIITITLESKVSEKNESKVPVSY